From a single Cytophagales bacterium WSM2-2 genomic region:
- the rpoD_1 gene encoding RNA polymerase sigma factor RpoD, which produces MRQLKIIKQITNRENQSLDKYFQEIAKVDLITHEVETELARRIKEGDQIAMEKLIKANLRFVVSVAKQYQNSGLTLGDLINEGNVGLIRAAKKFDETRGFKFISYAVWWIRQSIMQSLAEQSRIVRLPLNRVAALSKISKTFSDLEQKFQREPMPEELAEVIGITEEELKNNISVGGRHVSMDAPFKQGEDTRLLDVLRDSNEAIPDAGLLTDSLKEEIQRALSTLTTRESQVIGMYFGLNNTKAMSLEEIGNKFELTRERVRQIKDKATRRLKHVSRSKVLQSYLG; this is translated from the coding sequence ATGAGACAACTTAAGATCATTAAACAAATTACCAACCGGGAAAACCAGTCGCTCGACAAGTATTTCCAGGAGATAGCAAAAGTAGATTTGATTACGCACGAAGTGGAGACCGAATTGGCCAGGCGCATAAAAGAGGGAGACCAGATTGCGATGGAGAAATTAATAAAGGCAAATCTTCGCTTCGTTGTCTCCGTTGCAAAACAGTACCAAAACTCTGGGCTTACGTTAGGTGATCTGATCAATGAAGGGAATGTAGGATTGATCAGAGCCGCTAAGAAGTTTGATGAAACCAGGGGGTTCAAGTTTATATCGTATGCCGTATGGTGGATTCGCCAGTCGATCATGCAATCGCTGGCCGAGCAATCACGAATTGTAAGGCTTCCGCTGAACCGCGTGGCTGCATTGAGTAAAATATCCAAGACCTTCTCAGACCTTGAACAGAAGTTTCAACGTGAGCCGATGCCAGAAGAACTTGCAGAGGTAATAGGCATAACAGAAGAAGAATTAAAAAACAATATCAGCGTGGGTGGCCGCCATGTATCCATGGATGCTCCCTTTAAGCAGGGTGAAGATACACGGCTGCTCGATGTGCTCCGGGATTCAAATGAAGCAATACCCGATGCCGGATTGTTAACTGACTCTCTTAAAGAAGAAATTCAGCGTGCACTGTCAACATTGACGACACGGGAGTCGCAGGTGATCGGGATGTACTTTGGCTTGAACAATACTAAAGCGATGAGCCTGGAGGAAATAGGAAACAAGTTCGAACTAACACGTGAGCGGGTACGCCAGATCAAAGACAAGGCAACGCGTAGATTAAAGCATGTTTCGCGAAGCAAGGTGTTGCAATCTTACCTGGGATGA
- a CDS encoding glycosidase has protein sequence MAMSDSQVILALEHTLREFASRHRNISKIFLKHCGNIQNIIEDLQINYAGLLEERKMLIGSYCTMEYAIESAAFFNPSIIEDFDQTYLEKGEKRIIISFRATGEGHISSIVFRRGVLDKNNDLQMMKPGGYIDKAEVSHKKLYNKERFAKKLEEMRVLDKYSTSIMQDLPEEFEYYALKNAVGKVLGDVSISVERRRALEEMTWLADSFYDIQFKHDSDITERVIFPISDSESRGIEDARFVRFIDDDKTEKIYATYTAYNGHTILPKLLSTDNFYTFRVMPLHGSGALNKNLAMFPRRIKGKYAMLARIDGVNNYLMYSDRPTVWNNPVMIQEPRFPWEFVQIGNCGSPLWTEEGWLVITHGVGPMRRYCLGASLFDLDDPSKEIGRLDEPLLSPREDEREGYVPNVVYSCGAIVHNNKLILPYAVSDYSSTYGVVDMAELIEGIKRSN, from the coding sequence ATGGCCATGAGTGATAGCCAGGTCATTCTCGCGCTGGAACATACACTGCGGGAGTTTGCAAGCCGCCACCGCAATATTTCAAAGATTTTTTTAAAGCATTGTGGCAACATTCAGAATATTATTGAAGACCTCCAGATCAATTATGCAGGCTTGCTCGAAGAGCGAAAAATGCTCATCGGCTCTTACTGCACCATGGAATATGCAATTGAGTCGGCTGCTTTTTTCAATCCTTCAATTATAGAAGACTTCGACCAGACTTACCTGGAGAAAGGAGAAAAGAGGATCATCATTTCTTTCCGGGCCACTGGGGAAGGCCACATTTCATCGATCGTATTTAGAAGAGGTGTCCTCGACAAAAATAACGACCTGCAGATGATGAAGCCGGGAGGATACATCGATAAAGCAGAAGTCTCGCACAAGAAGCTATATAATAAGGAGAGGTTTGCCAAGAAATTGGAAGAGATGCGCGTACTGGATAAATACTCGACCAGCATCATGCAGGACCTTCCTGAGGAGTTTGAGTACTATGCATTAAAAAATGCCGTTGGCAAAGTTCTGGGTGATGTTTCAATAAGTGTTGAAAGAAGGAGAGCTCTCGAAGAAATGACCTGGCTTGCCGATTCATTTTATGATATTCAGTTCAAGCACGACTCTGACATCACTGAACGAGTCATATTCCCGATATCTGATTCCGAAAGCCGTGGTATAGAAGATGCCCGCTTTGTTCGCTTTATTGATGATGACAAGACTGAAAAGATATACGCTACCTATACCGCTTACAACGGCCACACCATTCTGCCCAAACTTCTTTCAACTGATAATTTCTATACGTTTCGAGTCATGCCATTGCATGGGAGTGGAGCGTTGAATAAAAACCTGGCTATGTTCCCGAGACGGATCAAAGGCAAGTATGCTATGCTTGCCCGGATCGATGGTGTCAACAACTACCTCATGTATTCCGACAGGCCTACGGTATGGAATAATCCCGTAATGATCCAGGAGCCCCGTTTCCCATGGGAATTTGTACAAATAGGAAATTGTGGATCACCACTCTGGACAGAGGAAGGCTGGCTGGTGATCACTCATGGTGTCGGGCCAATGAGACGTTATTGCCTTGGCGCCTCATTATTCGATCTCGATGATCCCTCCAAAGAAATAGGAAGACTTGACGAACCGTTGCTCTCTCCAAGGGAAGATGAACGTGAGGGCTATGTGCCCAATGTCGTGTACTCCTGCGGTGCTATTGTGCATAACAACAAGCTCATATTACCTTATGCTGTTTCCGATTACTCCTCAACTTATGGTGTGGTCGACATGGCAGAATTGATAGAAGGTATAAAACGGAGCAATTAG
- a CDS encoding glycosyl transferase — MKLAYIGTYPPRECGIGTFTRDLVHAMVSDNSSESKAITGFVVALNDYEQAYAYPEEVKLIIQQEQQADYLEAANFINLSGADLCILEHEFGIFGGQNGVYILPLLHRLEIPLVVTLHTVLNAPSYNEKAVLKEICKMANKIVVMTHKAVGFLINIYQIPNEKIVLIEHGVPDIRFDQMLSKKEFKLEDKKVLLTFGFIGRNKGIETVIKALPQVIEKHPEVLYMVLGKTHPNVLRHSGEEYRNYLQRLIKSLHLTDHVLFLNEFIDQKELFKHLAACDIYITPYLSEAQITSGTLSYAMGTGCAVLSTPYWHASELLADGRGRLFNFGSSDELATILNELLGKPELLKEIQRKAYEYGSQVTWPKIGDRYNALMTTVLSEPRKIITRKETIIDPLLLPPFSLAHIKRLTDDTGIIQHAKFGIPNLKEGYCLDDNARALLMVLMAYRQTKDSLALELSPIYMSFIHYMQNRDGSFRNFLSFNRNFLDDVGSEDCFGRTIWALGYLLGNAPNDAYYQTGKLVFFDAAPNFEKLQSIRSIANTMIGISYYLRSNPSDEGMTERLRNFAHTLIRHYENNSTSDWKWFEPLLAYDNGILPLALLHSAEILNDEKITRVAMETMTFLTTTTLKDGYLSIIGNKEWYKKDGERSMFAQQPIDALAMVLMYHQAFHLTRDKEYLNKLYTSFMWFLGENDLRMSLYDFETKGCCDGFENYGVNRNQGAESSLAYLISHLTVLQAYQEFYNQ, encoded by the coding sequence ATGAAACTCGCTTATATCGGTACTTACCCTCCCCGCGAGTGCGGCATTGGCACTTTTACCAGGGACCTTGTTCATGCTATGGTAAGCGACAATAGCTCAGAATCAAAAGCTATCACTGGATTTGTTGTTGCTCTCAATGATTATGAGCAAGCCTATGCTTACCCGGAAGAGGTAAAACTAATCATACAGCAGGAACAACAGGCTGACTACCTGGAAGCCGCCAACTTTATCAACCTGAGTGGTGCCGATCTGTGTATACTTGAGCATGAGTTTGGAATATTTGGAGGTCAGAATGGAGTCTACATTCTTCCACTGCTTCATCGCCTCGAAATTCCATTGGTAGTGACTCTTCACACGGTATTGAACGCACCCTCTTACAATGAAAAGGCAGTGTTGAAAGAGATCTGCAAAATGGCCAACAAAATTGTGGTGATGACCCATAAGGCAGTCGGTTTCCTGATCAACATCTACCAAATACCTAATGAGAAGATTGTTCTCATAGAGCACGGTGTGCCGGATATCCGCTTCGATCAAATGTTGTCCAAGAAGGAGTTCAAACTCGAAGACAAAAAAGTGCTGCTCACGTTTGGTTTTATTGGTCGTAACAAGGGAATAGAAACGGTTATCAAAGCGCTTCCACAGGTTATTGAAAAGCATCCGGAGGTTTTATATATGGTGCTGGGCAAAACACATCCGAATGTGTTGCGGCACTCGGGCGAAGAATATAGAAATTACTTGCAACGATTAATTAAAAGCCTTCACCTGACCGACCACGTTTTGTTCCTGAATGAGTTTATCGATCAGAAGGAATTATTTAAGCACCTGGCTGCCTGCGATATCTATATCACACCTTATCTCAGTGAAGCACAGATTACCAGTGGCACACTCTCCTATGCGATGGGCACGGGGTGTGCAGTGCTGTCTACACCCTATTGGCATGCTTCAGAACTGTTGGCAGACGGACGCGGCCGCCTCTTTAATTTCGGTAGTTCAGATGAGCTCGCAACTATTCTGAATGAACTGCTGGGCAAACCTGAATTATTAAAAGAGATTCAGCGAAAAGCTTATGAGTATGGAAGCCAGGTAACATGGCCAAAAATTGGTGACAGGTATAATGCACTGATGACCACAGTGCTGAGTGAACCGCGTAAAATTATTACCAGGAAAGAAACGATAATAGACCCGCTCTTGCTTCCTCCGTTTTCGTTGGCGCACATCAAACGGCTAACTGACGACACGGGTATTATTCAGCATGCGAAGTTCGGCATCCCCAACCTGAAGGAAGGGTATTGCCTTGACGACAACGCGCGTGCACTGCTGATGGTGCTAATGGCCTACCGGCAAACGAAAGACTCGCTGGCGCTGGAGCTGTCTCCTATCTACATGAGTTTTATTCATTACATGCAAAACAGGGACGGTTCGTTCAGAAATTTTCTCAGCTTCAACCGGAATTTTTTGGATGACGTAGGTTCTGAAGATTGTTTTGGCAGAACAATATGGGCGTTAGGCTATCTGCTGGGCAATGCACCGAATGATGCCTACTACCAAACCGGCAAGCTGGTATTCTTTGATGCTGCACCTAACTTTGAAAAACTTCAGTCGATACGAAGCATTGCCAATACGATGATCGGGATAAGCTATTACCTGAGAAGCAACCCGTCTGATGAGGGGATGACTGAACGACTGAGAAACTTTGCTCACACACTCATCCGGCATTATGAAAATAACAGCACCAGCGATTGGAAATGGTTTGAACCTTTGCTAGCGTACGACAATGGTATCCTGCCGTTAGCACTGCTTCACTCAGCTGAAATACTGAATGACGAGAAGATCACCCGTGTCGCTATGGAGACGATGACTTTTCTGACCACCACTACTTTAAAGGATGGCTATTTGTCAATTATCGGCAATAAGGAGTGGTATAAAAAAGATGGAGAGCGATCAATGTTTGCGCAACAACCTATTGATGCACTGGCGATGGTCCTCATGTATCATCAGGCATTTCACCTGACCAGGGACAAGGAATACCTGAATAAATTGTACACTTCGTTTATGTGGTTTTTGGGCGAGAACGATCTGCGTATGAGTCTTTACGATTTTGAGACAAAGGGTTGCTGCGATGGTTTTGAAAATTATGGCGTGAACAGGAACCAGGGAGCCGAGAGCTCATTGGCATACCTGATCTCTCACTTAACAGTGTTGCAGGCTTACCAGGAGTTTTATAATCAATGA
- a CDS encoding membrane protein, producing the protein MNLKVRAFATVALIEGLSYVLLLVIAMPLKYFFQFPYAVKIVGWAHGVLFMLYVIFLILCWIECKWSLKRVSLYFIASLLPILPFIVERRLKKEYASITK; encoded by the coding sequence ATGAATCTAAAAGTCAGAGCGTTCGCCACCGTAGCATTAATTGAAGGATTATCCTACGTTTTGCTGCTGGTCATAGCCATGCCGCTCAAATACTTCTTTCAATTTCCATATGCAGTAAAAATTGTAGGATGGGCACATGGTGTTCTATTTATGCTCTATGTTATATTCCTGATTCTTTGCTGGATAGAATGTAAGTGGAGTCTGAAACGAGTGTCTCTATATTTCATCGCCTCACTCCTGCCCATCCTTCCGTTTATTGTAGAGCGAAGACTCAAAAAAGAGTACGCGAGCATTACTAAATGA
- the cynT_2 gene encoding carbonic anhydrase: MDETLQDYENLLLQNKAWVAQRNIEDSTFFDRLSGQQAPKFLWIGCSDSRVPANQITGTDPGEIFVHRNIANLVVHTDMNMLSVVDYAVNVLEVKHVIVCGHYGCGGLRAAMSNKQFGIIDNWIRHIKDVYHMYYEELEAIKDPHERENTFAEYNVIEQVFDLSQTSIIQNSWHKRGGPWVHGWIYDIHNGLIKDLKVSMKDQSELPPVYKFKPH, encoded by the coding sequence ATGGACGAAACGCTTCAAGACTACGAAAATTTATTGCTTCAGAACAAAGCTTGGGTAGCTCAAAGAAATATTGAAGACAGTACATTCTTCGACCGTCTCTCCGGACAACAGGCGCCTAAATTCCTTTGGATCGGTTGCTCCGACAGCCGTGTACCCGCTAACCAGATCACAGGCACAGATCCTGGAGAAATTTTCGTGCACCGAAACATAGCCAATCTTGTAGTACACACCGACATGAACATGTTAAGTGTTGTGGATTACGCAGTGAACGTCCTTGAAGTAAAGCACGTCATCGTGTGCGGGCATTACGGCTGTGGTGGGCTTCGCGCAGCTATGAGCAACAAGCAGTTTGGAATCATTGATAACTGGATTCGTCATATTAAGGACGTCTATCACATGTACTATGAGGAACTAGAGGCAATCAAAGATCCTCACGAGCGCGAAAACACATTTGCTGAGTACAATGTCATCGAGCAAGTATTTGACCTCAGTCAAACCTCGATCATACAGAATTCGTGGCACAAACGGGGAGGTCCTTGGGTACACGGATGGATTTATGATATTCACAATGGTTTGATCAAAGATTTGAAAGTGTCAATGAAGGATCAATCCGAGTTACCTCCTGTTTACAAATTTAAACCTCATTGA
- the mrsF gene encoding ABC transporter ATP-binding protein — MPAMEEPVILLKKDMSSTAIRTDSLSYDYARGVNTLVNINLHVNRGDIYGFLGPNGSGKTTTLSLVLGLLKNQRGTIEVLGKDLQNHRQEILSKVGSLIESPSLYGHLTAKENLEVYREIYGATKARLQEVLMTVGLSDTGSKTVKQFSLGMRQRLSIALTLLPKPELLILDEPTNGLDPAGILELRSLIKKLNEQEGITFLVSSHILSEVEKIVNQVGIISKGHMRFQGSLEELHRLQQKQSLVQLDTSDNLRAWAVLKQFQAELLEHELVVPYTNIQQVAAINKTLVDNDLDVYNLHPRKQNLETLFMDLTNDSL; from the coding sequence ATGCCTGCCATGGAAGAGCCTGTAATCTTGCTCAAAAAAGATATGAGTTCAACAGCGATACGCACCGACAGTCTCTCCTACGACTATGCACGTGGAGTTAATACACTCGTCAACATTAACCTCCATGTAAACCGTGGCGACATCTACGGCTTTCTCGGTCCGAATGGATCAGGAAAAACAACAACCCTCAGCCTGGTGCTGGGACTGTTGAAGAACCAACGCGGCACCATTGAGGTGCTAGGTAAAGACCTGCAAAATCACCGGCAGGAAATATTGAGTAAAGTGGGATCTCTCATTGAGAGTCCTTCTTTATACGGTCACCTGACAGCAAAAGAGAACCTGGAAGTGTACCGTGAGATTTACGGTGCAACAAAAGCCAGACTACAAGAGGTATTAATGACGGTAGGCCTGAGTGATACCGGAAGTAAAACAGTAAAACAGTTTTCATTGGGAATGCGACAACGGTTGTCCATTGCGCTTACACTCTTGCCCAAACCCGAATTATTAATCCTCGATGAACCCACGAACGGCCTCGATCCTGCCGGCATCCTTGAGTTGAGAAGCCTCATCAAAAAACTAAACGAGCAGGAAGGCATTACGTTCCTGGTCTCCAGTCACATTTTATCGGAGGTTGAAAAGATAGTGAACCAGGTCGGTATTATTTCGAAAGGCCACATGCGATTTCAGGGGTCACTGGAAGAACTGCACCGGTTGCAACAGAAACAATCACTGGTCCAACTGGACACCTCCGACAATTTGCGAGCATGGGCTGTGCTGAAACAATTCCAGGCTGAATTGCTCGAACACGAACTGGTAGTGCCATATACCAATATTCAACAGGTAGCCGCGATCAACAAAACGTTGGTTGACAACGACCTGGACGTGTACAACCTGCATCCGCGCAAGCAAAATCTTGAAACACTTTTTATGGACTTAACCAACGATTCACTATGA
- a CDS encoding DNA-binding response regulator — translation MKAVAVDDEPMALEVVRSHAAKVPFLELKAGFTDAFQALDYLQKETIDLIFLDIKMPDISGIEFFNSLRKKPLLIFTTAYSEHAVTSFEMDAIDYLLKPFSLARFIQACNKAFELYNFRNTTETSDHLYIKTGYEQVKVMYDEIQYLEATGNYVTFVLADKKILARSTFAEAIHWLPQQRFVRVHRSFMVAVSKIDKLERHQVTIATHKVPVSEAYQEQLQMMLR, via the coding sequence ATGAAAGCAGTTGCTGTTGACGATGAACCTATGGCCCTGGAGGTGGTGCGCTCACACGCTGCTAAAGTTCCGTTCCTGGAATTAAAGGCCGGGTTCACTGATGCCTTTCAAGCGCTGGACTACTTGCAGAAAGAAACCATCGACCTGATCTTCCTCGATATTAAAATGCCCGACATCTCCGGTATTGAGTTCTTTAACAGCCTCCGTAAAAAGCCACTGCTGATCTTTACTACTGCCTATAGTGAGCATGCGGTTACCAGTTTTGAAATGGATGCCATCGATTACCTACTGAAGCCCTTTTCACTGGCGCGGTTTATACAGGCGTGCAACAAGGCCTTTGAATTGTACAACTTTCGTAATACCACTGAAACCAGCGATCATCTGTACATCAAAACAGGCTATGAACAGGTAAAGGTGATGTACGATGAAATTCAATACCTGGAAGCTACTGGTAATTATGTGACGTTTGTACTAGCCGACAAAAAAATACTCGCCCGCAGCACTTTTGCCGAAGCCATCCACTGGCTCCCTCAGCAAAGATTTGTACGAGTGCATAGGTCATTCATGGTAGCGGTGAGTAAAATTGATAAATTAGAAAGGCACCAGGTGACGATCGCTACGCATAAGGTACCGGTTAGCGAAGCGTATCAGGAACAGTTGCAGATGATGCTGAGGTAG
- a CDS encoding amino oxidase, with product MTTRRDFIRQSSIAAGGMLLGSMYSCSGQRTKLEGGIGGPNSKIGHLLRDGIPSAPKEILKEDIVIVGGGIAGLSAARWLKRAGQSFRLLELESEAGGNSRSGKNATTAYPLGAHYLPLPNLHNKTLLSFLEECGVITGYKNQLPLYNEYYLCHDPKERLFINHHWQEGLIPNEGVPSHDREEIRRFIELMEMYRNKRGADGKMAFDIPAKESSQDPSFLALDLSSMDLFLKSRNFNSEYLRWYVNYCCADDFGSSLENTSAWAGIHYFASRRGHSENSKFDDVLTWPEGNHWLAKKLGTGISPEIKCQAAVTAIRINNNKVEVDYLDISENTSKRIEAKAVIISSPQFVNKYLLKASRPIDYAAFNYAPWMVANLTVDSALQDKRGEPLCWDNVIYGSKSLGYVHATHQSVAMPQDKTVLTYYQPITDHDCRAARNDAQGKTWDKWADAIFRDLSPAHPNLKETTSQLDVYLWGHGMIRPEPEFVWGEARKAANSPIDNKIFFAHSDLCGLSLFEEAFESGIAAARNLLNIIG from the coding sequence ATGACTACGCGCAGGGATTTCATCAGGCAAAGTTCGATAGCGGCTGGTGGTATGCTGCTGGGATCGATGTACTCTTGTTCAGGTCAAAGAACGAAACTGGAAGGAGGCATTGGCGGCCCCAACTCAAAAATCGGGCATTTGCTGCGTGACGGTATCCCTTCAGCACCTAAAGAAATACTCAAAGAGGATATTGTTATTGTTGGCGGTGGGATTGCAGGCTTGTCAGCTGCACGATGGCTAAAACGGGCGGGACAGTCTTTCCGGTTGTTGGAGTTAGAGAGTGAAGCGGGCGGTAATTCGCGATCAGGAAAAAATGCAACCACCGCCTACCCGCTCGGTGCGCACTATCTCCCGTTGCCTAACCTTCACAATAAAACCCTTCTCTCGTTTCTTGAGGAGTGTGGTGTGATCACCGGATATAAAAATCAGCTGCCTTTATATAATGAGTATTACTTGTGCCACGATCCAAAAGAACGGCTCTTTATAAACCACCATTGGCAAGAAGGTTTGATCCCTAACGAAGGAGTACCATCGCACGACCGGGAAGAAATTCGGAGGTTCATTGAACTGATGGAAATGTACCGCAACAAAAGAGGAGCCGATGGAAAAATGGCTTTTGATATACCTGCAAAAGAAAGTTCACAAGATCCGTCTTTTCTTGCGTTGGATCTGAGCAGCATGGACCTGTTTTTGAAGAGCAGGAATTTCAATTCAGAGTATCTCCGGTGGTATGTTAACTACTGTTGTGCTGACGATTTTGGTTCATCGCTGGAGAATACTTCAGCATGGGCGGGCATCCATTACTTTGCTTCCCGGAGAGGGCACTCAGAGAATTCAAAGTTTGATGATGTACTGACCTGGCCGGAAGGAAATCACTGGCTGGCGAAGAAACTGGGTACGGGAATTTCTCCTGAAATAAAATGCCAGGCGGCAGTGACGGCCATAAGGATAAATAATAACAAGGTAGAAGTGGATTACCTGGATATTTCCGAGAATACTTCCAAACGCATCGAAGCAAAAGCAGTAATCATTTCTTCGCCCCAGTTTGTAAATAAATATTTGTTGAAGGCATCACGGCCCATCGACTATGCTGCTTTCAACTATGCACCGTGGATGGTGGCCAATCTCACAGTAGACTCTGCATTGCAAGACAAGCGGGGTGAGCCTTTGTGCTGGGATAATGTCATCTATGGAAGCAAATCACTTGGCTACGTGCATGCGACTCACCAAAGTGTGGCGATGCCGCAGGACAAAACTGTGCTCACCTATTATCAACCCATCACTGATCACGATTGCAGGGCTGCAAGAAATGATGCGCAAGGAAAAACATGGGACAAGTGGGCTGATGCGATCTTCAGAGACCTCTCTCCTGCTCACCCGAATTTGAAGGAGACAACATCTCAACTGGATGTCTACCTTTGGGGTCACGGCATGATCCGTCCGGAGCCGGAATTTGTTTGGGGCGAAGCCCGCAAGGCAGCAAACTCACCTATCGATAATAAAATATTTTTCGCCCACTCGGACCTGTGCGGACTTTCGTTGTTTGAGGAAGCATTTGAAAGTGGTATTGCCGCAGCACGGAATTTATTAAATATCATCGGATGA
- the speE1 gene encoding polyamine aminopropyltransferase 1, with amino-acid sequence MKNQSRAFELLLLLSVFVVATCGLIYELVAGTLASYLLGDSITQFSTIIGSYLFAMGIGSFFSKFLKGNLLSWFIRIEILVGLVGGSSAAVLFVLFEQVVFFRLILYSQVIVTGILVGLELPLLMRILKDRIEFTDLVSRIFTFDYIGALFASLLFPLVFIPYLGLLRTSFFFGFLNILVALIVSYRFKNEIKSARSLQWSAWVGIVLMLSGIIFSDRLTSFSESLTYADAIIYAKSSPYQRIVITRSKNDWRLYLNGNLQFSSFDEYRYHESLIHPGMSRITNPEKVLIMGGGDGMAAREILKYPSVNSIQLVDLDRAMTDLFRNNGSLRKLNDQSLLSPKVKIYNEDAFQWIRQNKVSYDFVAVDFPDPSNYSLGKLYTVSFYKELYRSLSDSGAVVIQATSPYVAKESFWIINETLRKAGFSTAPYHSHVPSFGEWGYILAFKQPLPEKQELPSGLRFINEKSWASLTDFPNDMIAQKSSYNTLNNQVLVNTFEREWAVYFR; translated from the coding sequence ATGAAAAATCAGTCGCGGGCTTTTGAGCTATTGCTCCTGCTTTCGGTATTCGTGGTTGCCACGTGCGGGCTGATTTATGAATTGGTAGCCGGAACGTTGGCGAGCTACCTCCTGGGAGATTCGATCACCCAATTTTCAACAATCATCGGATCATACCTCTTCGCCATGGGTATCGGTTCCTTCTTCTCCAAATTCCTCAAAGGCAATTTATTATCCTGGTTTATACGAATTGAAATTCTCGTAGGTCTTGTGGGCGGCAGTAGTGCTGCGGTGCTTTTTGTGTTATTTGAACAGGTCGTTTTCTTCCGGTTGATCTTGTATTCGCAGGTGATTGTCACCGGAATCCTGGTTGGGCTTGAGCTTCCATTATTGATGCGGATACTGAAAGACCGGATTGAATTCACCGACCTCGTTTCCCGGATTTTTACTTTTGATTACATCGGGGCCTTATTCGCTTCGCTCCTGTTTCCGTTGGTATTCATTCCCTACCTGGGCCTTCTGCGTACTTCTTTTTTCTTTGGGTTTCTTAATATCCTCGTAGCACTGATCGTGTCGTACAGATTCAAAAACGAAATTAAATCCGCCAGGTCACTTCAATGGTCGGCATGGGTTGGAATTGTCCTTATGTTGAGCGGTATTATTTTTTCAGATAGGCTCACTTCATTTTCAGAGTCTCTCACCTATGCCGATGCCATTATCTACGCGAAGTCAAGCCCCTACCAGCGAATCGTAATCACCCGAAGCAAAAACGATTGGAGGCTTTACCTGAATGGCAATTTACAATTCAGTTCTTTCGATGAGTATCGCTACCACGAGTCGCTGATCCACCCGGGCATGAGCAGGATTACAAATCCTGAAAAAGTATTGATCATGGGAGGCGGTGACGGTATGGCCGCACGTGAAATTCTTAAGTACCCATCCGTGAATTCAATTCAACTAGTTGACCTGGACAGAGCAATGACAGATCTGTTTAGGAACAACGGGAGCCTGAGGAAACTCAACGACCAATCGCTGCTTTCGCCTAAAGTAAAAATTTACAATGAAGATGCATTTCAGTGGATACGCCAAAATAAAGTCAGTTATGATTTCGTAGCGGTGGATTTTCCTGACCCATCCAATTATTCGTTGGGAAAATTGTATACAGTATCTTTTTATAAAGAGTTGTATAGATCGCTTAGCGACAGCGGGGCTGTGGTGATCCAGGCCACTTCACCCTATGTGGCGAAGGAGTCGTTCTGGATTATCAATGAAACCTTGCGCAAAGCCGGCTTCAGCACTGCTCCCTACCACAGCCATGTACCCTCCTTCGGTGAGTGGGGTTATATCCTCGCTTTCAAACAGCCGCTGCCGGAGAAACAGGAATTGCCATCCGGGCTCCGGTTTATCAACGAGAAATCCTGGGCTTCATTGACCGATTTCCCGAACGATATGATCGCCCAAAAATCTTCTTACAATACACTCAATAACCAGGTATTGGTAAACACATTTGAGCGCGAGTGGGCTGTTTATTTCCGATGA